Proteins from one Phocoena phocoena chromosome 7, mPhoPho1.1, whole genome shotgun sequence genomic window:
- the CUZD1 gene encoding LOW QUALITY PROTEIN: CUB and zona pellucida-like domain-containing protein 1 (The sequence of the model RefSeq protein was modified relative to this genomic sequence to represent the inferred CDS: inserted 7 bases in 4 codons; deleted 1 base in 1 codon; substituted 4 bases at 4 genomic stop codons) — MCCDSGSSGGRYQVWGHVVALGPGVHDVSLAHAAEVHDINNCVVLGSTVEVYSGLDTGDRYQASGVQMHTWRGYVKYTLGSGCQLWGSRLASSTHVATEAWAGHQYSSWGLAWVKKEPIEEKFNIVILKLLSPENQPLKKKEKEKQLYFFESSSFGKPMLESPYMWVXTKLFVQVSLCTSDPNLVVFQDTCSTTPXSDFASPTYNLSKNGCNXDGTCKVYPLPRQCARFQFNSFEFLRCLGSVYLECKVSXSGSSNQSRCNQTFSEXKRDISSYKXKTNSVIGCILLKRDXRASGNSEFQYQTRXETQIQPFNNLHLFSFMVLVLNIVIVATILARHFVSQRTDYKVQKLQDH, encoded by the exons ATGTGCTGTGACTCTGGTTCTAGTGGAGGAAGGTACCAAGTGTGGGGACATGTGGTGGCGCTGGGTCCAGGGGTGCATGATGTCTCCTTGGCTCATGCTGCTGAGGTCCACGACATCAACAACTGTGTGGTCCTTGGGAGCACTGTGGAGGTCTACAGTGGCT TGGACACTGGTGACAGGTATCAGGCTAGTGGCGTGCAAATGCACACCTGGAGGGGCTATGTCAAGTACACACTAGGAAGTGGATGTCAGCTGTGGGGGTCTAGGCTGGCATCTAGCACTCATGTAGCCACAGAGGCCTGGGCTGGCCACCAGTACAGTTCCTGGGGTCTGGCATGGGTGAAGAAGGAG CCCATTGAAGAGAAGTTCAACATAGTTATTCTTAAATTACTGTCACCAGAAAAccaacctttaaaaaagaaagaaaaggagaaacaattGTATTTTTTTGAGTCCAGTTCATTTGGAAAGCCTATGTTGGAGTCACCATATATGTGGGTTTGAACAAAACTTTTTGTTCAGGTAAGTCTATGCACCTCAGATCCAAATTTGGTGGTGTTCCAGGATACCTGCAGCACCACTCC GTCTGACTTTGCATCTCCAACCTATAACCTCAGCAAGAATGGATGTAATTGAGATGGGACTTGTAAGGTGTATCCCTTACCTCGACAGTGTGCAAGATTCCAGTTTAACTCCTTTGAATTCTTGAGGTGTCTGGGCTCCGTGTATCTCGAGTGTAAGGTTTC TAGTGGTAGTAGTAATCAGTCTCGCTGCAACCAGACTTTTTCTG GGAAAAGAGACATTTCTTCATACAAATAGAAGACTAATTCTGTCATAGGATGCATTCTTCTGAAAAGGGATTGACGGGCAAGTGGAAATTCAGAATTTCAGTATCAAACGCG TGAAACCCAGATTCAACCTTTTAACAATCTGCATCTGTTTTCATTCATGGTCCTTGTTCTGAATATTGTGATTGTGGCTACAATTCTAGCAAGGCAT TTTGTGAGTCAGAGAACAGACTACAAAGTCCAGAAACTGCAGGACCATTAA